Genomic window (Cygnus olor isolate bCygOlo1 chromosome 18, bCygOlo1.pri.v2, whole genome shotgun sequence):
CTCAGACAGCCAGTCAGCAGCTTTGGTTGACTGTCAAGAAGTGGAAACTTCTACTGTAAGTAGAAACCCATCCTTCgatttttattaattaacactgctttcattttaaaactctcTAGTATATTTGTTGAATGGGAATAATTGGTCCCTGAAGAACATTTCTGAATGTATCTAAAAATGGGTTTTAGATTCATTCGTCACTGAGTGTCCAGACAGGAGGTTAATTTGAGGGGGGTGTTTATATTATACGCATGGAGATACGTATATATGCATCTCCATAATCATATATGGAGATATACTTGTATCTCCGCAGTCAATGTAACTGCGCAGTTAACAGTGAGGTAAACAATAAAATTATAGTGCATTTTTTGTATAGCTAACAATAAAATCAGCATTGATTGCCCTGCTCGGACAAACCTAATGTATGACTTTCCTGTCAAAACTTTCCTGTAAATTCATATAAAACAGgtcaatttttctttcagcttgaATCATCACTTACACAAAAAACTGAAGATGTTTGTACTAGTCTTCCTCTATCAAGGAAAATCCCTGGTGAGAGAGAATTTTGCTTCCTATAGAACAACTCTATTTTGTCaaatgttgcttttaattttatcgGCACTACGAGAAACATGGTTTTGAAACTACTAGTGcatcttttttaaattcagccGCAAGCtcatatttctctctctgttttatatatagagaaaaaaaatagattactTTCAAGCTGTTCACTCTGctcaagaaaaataacttgtCCCCAGTACAACTTCTTCCTTAGTTAATCCAATTAGATATGCCTATGCTACAGAATTTGCTTCCAGCAGATAACTCCTACAGCTGAGCTTACTCTGAGCAGAGGAACATGGTCCAAATATAAGCCgttttcagcctgaagaaaaagtTCTTAACTGCTATTGTATAAAAGATTTAGAAACTGGTTTTCAgtgcttattttctctgttgtctgGGAGACACCGGTTGCCTTTTTAGTTTCCGTAGCATTCCCATGACACTGAAAATCCAGAACTTgagaaattactgaaatgaaCGTAAGAACTCTGTAAACACAGTTGCCTTGTCATTATGTTCTTTAAATGATTTGGTTCAAAAAGCTATGGATTACATCTTTTTCATAGTTGTTCTCCACATTAGTAGGCACAGTGTGGTCTGCGCTATCAGCTAACACTTACCTGTCATatgtttctgcagcaggagaCAAGATGGTCTCAAGTGATGCTGAAAACCATGTGGCAAAGGTAAATGTTGCATCTTTACCATCTTTGTGGAAGTTCAGTCAATACATTTGGAATCCCACTTaattcttttgttattttgtggCACTTCTGAGCTTTCTTCAAACCTGCTTTTGGGCTTCTCGCTTCATTATACAATTAGTAATGCAATCTTGTTGTACTATGACCACATAGTTTTAAGTCACATCAATTCTTTCAGGAGGTATTTGCTCCAAGAGGTGTAAATGCCAGTACGTATAGTGTTTCAATTCATAAGAAACAGTTACTAGTTatcttgtttttattcataGACTTATAAAACACAAGAGgacatttcctttctctgacGCGTATCAGTATTCTAAATTAGtaagaatttttgttgttttctgggGTTATTCAGATGCCagtaaaattcagattttgctCCCATTCTAAAGCTCACTGAGCTGCCTGATTGTatacttgctttttatttccttgtattgtcccctgcttttcaaaaattgAATGATGCAAAACCTACAAACTCATCAGCAGATGCCATTCTGTGCTTGTAGAAGCATGTCTGTGTAGGAAGTTGCTTGCTCtggaaaatacttattttttgccttctgcagcCACAAGAGGTGCTCGCAGACTTCATTTGTTCCAAAGGCTGTTTTCAACAGTCTTTACTTTTGCATTGTCCACTTAAAacattgtctttaaaattaattttccattggTGTATTTGCAAGTGTATGTATGCTAATCCTGAACACACCAGTTTGAACAAATCAATTATCAGGCAATACTGAACTGTTGTAATTAAATGGCATAAGTGCATAACTGATTTCTTTTAGTATGTTTGCTATGAATTGCAGCTTAGTTCATACTCGGGGACGTTCAGCTTACTTGCATTACTTGGCATTAGTCCCAAGTTAGTGAGGTAGTATACCGGGATACTGATATCTAGACTTGATTCTTCTGATACGGTGGTTTAGCTCTAGATGATTCTTAAACTAATCTATATTTTTGCTAgcttatttctttaaacatctAATCTTCTAAAAACACAGTATCTTCAGTCAGGGGTCACGGACATGTAACTACTTTATTTATActtatatatagtatatataaaatgtatatatgtatatttatgtgaTCATATGATTTGAGATGGTTCTTTTATAAAAGCTGTTGTAGGATCTCTCTACTACCATAATCTATGGTATTTCTGAGCATTACTATGGAAACCTTAATGAAATCTTAACTTAATCATTTTTCTAGGTTCCTTGGGTATATGGGACTTCTACATCTGCTTCCCCCTTAGATCAAAAATTCTCACTACACACTGAGCAAGTAGCACAAACTCCAAGACCCCAATCAAGACATCTGCctagaaagaaaaggcaagttcaattttccttttactgaTCCAAGCAAGCACTTCCCTATATAACGcccaccacctttttttttttttaaatgcagtctCTTCCTTGGCTGCATGACAGTGAAAGgttaattttaacaaaaatcttTCCTACTTCTGTCATAtacacattttcttaaataccGTTATTTACACAACCAGATTTTACTTAATCCTATAAAAATGTGCTTACGCAAAAAGTGAACTGGAATTGTATGAGGTAATGCTTATCTATAAGTTTTTAGAATAGAAATGAAatctctctgttttgttttagcagATATGAAAATTCTACCACAGATTCACTTGAAGAGTCTCTTTCTCCCagaacaacaaaggaaaatctaTCTAAGCAAGAGCTTCATAAAGTATCAGAAAAACTTTCTCACAGGTTAAACGAACTAGATTTAGTAAGTGAAATCTTTGTTGTATCCAAGCAAGCTGGCCTTAGAAGTAACAGCTGGAAACAAGAATGTAAATTGaatattaatgaaaagaaaatctgcagttaACACCTGACTTGACAGTTCTAAATTTTGAATAAACTATTGAACCTGAGCCCTGTCCCATCCTCTTACCCCCAAATCTATCCAACAGATGTTAAAGAGGGCTTTGGGTGAGCATGccagagaagaggaggtgaCAGATGAAGACAACCTGTCTCAGCACAGTGACAGTGTCATGGATTATCGCAGAAGGAAAACTAAGCAAGGTAGTGTCTCTTTTGATTCTTAAGTATTAGGATGGaaagaaacatcaaaaaaaatccttctcatCAAAGCCAATATCTTGAACTACACCTAGTTTCACTAAGTTTTGTATTGTATTCTTCgacttgtattttctgttttagatcCAAATCTGAGCAACAGTAATAGAATTACAATTAAGTTCCCATTTAACAGTTTAAGTAGCTATGGTAAAACTTTACAGAAATACAGCTGCAGTGGAGAGCGTAAAGAAAGTGGGGCAAGAGACAGAACATACAAGTTGCATTTGACAGGACTGCGATTTTAAAGTGAGGGCTTGTTCACAATACACTTTATTGTGCTTTCTTTGGTACTGAACACAACATACACATCTAGTTATCTTACACTGGGCAGTGTGTGTATTGGTGGTAATACAATTATATAACTACCCTTACATAtacaggagattaaaaaaaactatCACATAACTTGATCTAATCCACATGTACAACATCATGTTGCAAGATGGAGCTGTTTATGACCCTTGTGAGACAGTCTCTGACACTGAGTTACTTTCAGatggttttgctgctttattCTTTCCTATCTTGAATATCTCCTGGCACTTCTGCTATTACACACGCCCCAACACACGTGATTCAGGGCAGGGATAATCCTAAAGGCAAAGGCTTTAGatttttatgatttaatttGTGCTAAACACTTGAACttttctgctgtggaaaaatttttggtgtgtgtgccttttttaaaaaacagaaccccaaactttatttttccttacataTGGCTGGaggctttttcatttcaagttaAATACTTACTGAAACAGCTCTCCTTACAGACACACCACATACGAAGTACCCAATCAGACCACGATCCCTGTCTCCGTCCTCACCCTCATCTCAGCATCAACTTTTTTCTGAGTTAGATGTACTTCACAGTAACGGAAAAGgtcaaatgaggaaaataagcAACCAATTGCgaaaagaaaaggatgaaagaaCACAAGAAGCAAAGGTAACTTCAGGGTTAGACCTATCGGCTATTCTTACCAGCAGTTATACTAAAAGTATTAAAACTGAATGTTCTTACTTACTGCGGACATTTGTGATTTTGCACTGCTGTATTTGTAGACTGCTAAGAAGGGATGTAGACCCCAAATCttgcagcaaaaagaaaaaaaataagcgGAAGAATCAACTTTGACCCATACACTGAGAAGTTAATGACAGTCATATGGACTGGttatttgctttgcaaatcCTCTTACTTTTGCTTTCTAGGTGGTTGCTAAAGCTTATGAAGATGAACTAAGAATTTATGAAGCTAGGGAGAGGCTTAGAATTTCCAAGCTCAGAGAAGAAGTCAAGGAAATGGTATGTAATGCACTATGGTGCtcgttattttaaaatttgtctaaATGTTCCATCCAGACACTGTGCATGTCTTGAGTAGAAAAACACCTTGACTCTAGTGTCAGTTATTGGGCTGTATACTGTTGAAATAGTGAACAGAGGGACAGCTTTTCCTGAGATAAGTAGAACCAAGAcaaacagtttttaaagtttcaaCATTTGTAGGTATTATTCTTAGGGGTAACTTAACCACCATACTTTTTACATGAAGCGATAACTTCAAGAGACTCTGATTTAAAGAACTGAAGCAAAATAAGTAGATAAGTTTAAGCCAGTCTATGGAAACTCTCTCATTATGATTTGAAAAGTAGTGTTAGTGCTAGTAATTGTTCCAAGAAAATGTTTGAGTAGTGAGATATTGTCGGCCCTCTCAGATAGGTACTTTGTCAtacctgcccccagcccccctaAGAGCTAGGTTGATCCAGTTGGATTCCCCCATACACTATAGGTAATTATGACAAAATATTGTCATAATCTTTTTCCAGCTACtgtaaaagtctttttttttttgtgcaaggATGATTCTCTACTGCTATGAATCTAGCAAAAGGGGTCTTGCTACTTACTTGCATACTACTGCAACAGCAAGGAACTTATGCTGGAAGGCTGTGTCATCCTCATGTGGGATGCACTGGCCATTTTCACAGCCTTTGCAGAAGTGATCCATAGGCTGCTGTGGTAATGCTAAGTGCTGCGGAAGAACTGAGGTTATGCAATAGTGATATTTAACCTTTATTTGAACCCTGGCCTGCATTTGGTAAATTCTCGACTTCTGGAGAATCCAATTCAATATGTCCAATTTCTCATTCTACAGTTTCAAAGCCATTTAAGTTCTGATACCCAAACTATGTGATCTATCAGTCTTTCCCTTCTCATACCTGTTCTCCATCTGTTTTACATCTGCTCCTAAGGAACAAGGatacaaagaaaacatctttaaagaaCCTTCAAAAATGCTTCAGCCAGTGAAAGTTTATTCTAGAAAAACCACACCTCGGAATCCCAGATACAGCCAGTGGATTCCAAAACGAGGGACTGCGAAGCCAAAGAAAGCAGCTCCAAGTAAGAAATGCAAAACTATACTTGGTGGAAAACTGGCATCCTTTGAAAGCATTAGTTGAACTCCAAGAATAAAGGCATCAGTCCAACATATACCAGTCAGCTGTagcattttccccttcttaTGACCTCCATATGTCTGGATTTTTGTTAGGGAAGATAATGCTTTAAGTAAATGTAAACCACCCATGCACAATTCAAAACTGTGACCCATTTGCTACCTCCTTAAAATCCCCTGGATTACTTTCAATGCTTGTTTCCATTACTGCTACTCCCGTACTTGCTCCACTATACTCTGagctcagtcttttttttcctttttttttttcccctgaacaTGTATTAGATTTAAAATTGGGCCTGTAGCTTGAgtgggctggtgctgagccatGTGCAGGTAATAGAGCAGCATGTTTGGTAGGAAAAGACCCTACTGTTGTAGCAGTAACACTGCCACTGGTTTTGCTGAGCAAGTGATATTCCAAGAACAGCCTACACAAATCACAGGCTTAGTCTGTCAAACAGCATTATGCACGCTTATATATAAGGTCATGGTATAATCTGTGTACCCAAATGTTGCTCAGGgtatactgcttttttttctttttgagtgtTTAAGAGGCATGTACTTGGTTAATACCTGCTTGTTTCATTTCCCCATAACTTTTTCCTGCCACCAAGATCAAAGACGTAATGAGTACGCTGGTTGCAAAACAGTTTGGAGAACGACCTtttactcaggcagataatgataggactaAGGcaagtggttttaaactaaaaagaggagatttagattatatgttaagaggaaattcctcactcagagggtggtgagacactggaacaggctgcccagagaactTACggaagccccatccctggaggtgttcaaaaccaggctggatgaggccctgggcaacctgatctagtaggtggcatccctgcctatggcagggggcttggaaaGAGATgctctttaaggtcccttccaacccgagccattctgtgatgattcagtttgttttccacCTATTTATTTGATCTAGATCTCTCACTAACTACTGCTATATTAGCATTAAGTTGCTGCAGCCagtgagagagacagaaagaaagaaattgctaATTAGTGATCATCTGAACCatttgcagaaagaagaggatACCTGTGTAAATCAGATTAAACATGGTAAGAGGGAGAGAAATCAAGCCTGACCTGTAAAAGCAATTcttcaccaggaaaaaaaaagccacttactttctcagctgctgttctgaCAGAGTGATGCTATGTCCTCCTGGGTTTAGGTTGACATCATAGTAACAGCGTGGTAGTTGCATACAGTGttcaatttgaaatattttgtaacttAGGCTGACACTGTCTGGAAGACTTTACCACTAAATGTATTCTCCAGGAATTTATTgtttacatctgtctttacctTGTAGTGGAAGTAAGAGATGATGACCTCCTGCTTCAGCTACTGGAAGAGTTTCCCCACCTGCATATTTCCAACCACATGATGAACAAAATGTGGCGTCAGCAGCTCGCACAGACTGAACAACTTAAGGCAGCTTCTGGCAGAGCTAGACTAAAACTCCAAAATGAGGTGAGCATTCTTATTCTTACCTTTTAAGTGTTAGCAAGGATAGAACTACTCACAGAACAGTAGTATTCATCAGTTTGTATTTCATAATAAATGATATATGCTGTGTGCAGCATAGCTAGGGTACACACACATCCAAAGCACAATGTGAAAGGATGTATATCTGAGCTTTGAGATACAGAACATGGATACTGCTTTTTTAGACTTGCATTTCTATTACAAATATGATATGAGCTAGGTTCATTTTAAGTAGTTATCAATGCCATCAGTAATGTAGACAAACTCTGCCTTGAAATCTGAGCAAGCTCAATTAACAGCGTACAGTGTCTATagtaaaactgcttttattacTGTAACCCCAGGTTTTACAAAATCTCTGCTAAAGATTTCTTAGACCTATTTTCTGACAAGACATCATGTGCAACTACAGTGAATAAAGTTGAGCCAAATAATACTCATTTAGTCCTAGAAGAAGCAGTTGTTCAAGGGAAGAAATACCTTCTTCCTAAGATGAGGAGGTTGGTTGAATAGGGGATGTACACACCTAGACAATTGggctcaactttttttttttaaaccagcaaCTTGAACATAATGTTTTTTTATACtagtttattgattttttttaaagaagtttgtAGTTTTAAGTACAAATTCTCAACAGTCTTGTAGCTTAAAAGGTATCCACAACACAAGTTGTTTACCTTACGCATGGTAACTCTTAATATAAATAGCATAGCAGAGGGTTAATATTTATCTTAGAACTCCTACACACAAATGTCTGTTCTGCAGAATGATGGAAGTAACtggttggttttgttcatttgttttaaaaaaaaaacttcaggtTCAACAAGCCCTGAGGAAGCATCAGCTTCTTGTtgcaattattaaaaaaaatcaagaccaTAACAAGAGACTGGTATGTTCTTTGAATGGTATTTGTTACGTAATTTGGAAACTTGCATGTTGAGCTAGCTAGAATGCATATTCCCTGGTCCATGAAAGCGGTTTCTTATAACTTTGTCTCTTGAGTAGCTGTGGTCTCAAATGCCACAATCTGCTTGCTGTGTGGCCACTGAGGTCATGCAAATGGAATACTATTATTACATTGCGCTGTTGCCTTACAAGTGTAAAATTCTGAGAACATGCAAGGAGGAAGACTTTCAGGCTCCTGGTATTGTTAAAAACACCAGCAACCACTGCAGTGTTGGCTGCTTAACTATATATTACTGTTCATGGCAGCACTTTGCTAAATCAGTGTTGATCACACtgcatttataatttaaaactttaaaattggGGTAGGGAGAAGGTCCTTTAAAAGGGACCCAACTTATTAGAAATGATTAACAAAGCTTTGCTTGCAGCAAATCTATTAAAAGCTTGGTGGTCTTACCTCTACTTTCTCCACTTAGCAAGAATTTAAGCAACGTATCTGCCGACAGAAATGGGCTCAGAATAGGGTGAAAGAAAAACGCCAACAAATTGTTAGAGCCAGGAAATACTATGAAGATTACCGGGTCCAGTTGCGTGCCAAGATGATGCGGGCTAGGACACGGGAAGAAAGGGTAAGTACAAGATGTGTGTCTTGCTTTTCAAGTGTGGAATTCTTCTCTATTGGTTGGACCTCGGAGCTGAGAACCTGCGTTATTGTAGTTGAGATAATGGTACAAGTAGACAGAGAGCAAGTTAAGTGATCAGAATTTAGGAGCCTGGAGTAAGTGGCTGGGTAGTCAAAGCCACAGCTGAAAAGGTTCCTTCTTTGGAAACACTGATACAGTTTAGGGCAGGCCAGTGTAATACAAGAAAGATGGTCAGTTATCAGTATGGAAAAACAGGGCTGGTAACATGACAAATTGGGGAAATGAAGTTTCATGAAACAGTACAAATAAGAAGTTCCTATAGCTACTCTCCAAAGAAAATAACCTAAATCTTCAGTTAAGGAAACTGATCAAAAAAGCACTCATTCATGTTTGTTAGACAAAGTGGACTTCTTGACAGGTGATCTCTATTCAGGGCTGCACATCAGAGCTAAAGTAAGCAAATAGTTGGTATATTTTACAGGAGTAAATGCacaattttcacattttaaagttaaattctAGAAGTTTAGTGCATAATTCATTGTTAGCGATCTGAGAACTGTGCCTCTCAAGCTCTGCAGTAGTGTAGCTGGTAAGTATTTTTTTGTATGAATGGAAAGCTTGAGTACAGGCTGGATTTCCTGTTACGGGAAATCTGGATGAAGGTCCTAAAGTTAGACAACAGAATACAGGGTGGGCTGTATTCACAGTGCACATTCAGAGTTTGGCTTATATTGTCATATCTTGTGAAGCATTTTAGAACTCTCTATATATTTGCTGTTCTAACCACTTTCTTATTAATctaacagatgaaaaatgtacTTCTGTCTAAAAATTCCAGCTAAATTAATATTACCAATACAACTCAGCTGTGTCTGTACCACCAGTACTAGATACTTAACTATACTTTTTCACAGGCAATGACTCTATCTTGTGATCATTCTTTCATCATGAGataaagcagctgaaaatgttaatatatacTTAAAAAGCATCTTATTCAAATTAAATTGGTTGATCTAAGCCTTATATTCAGAAAAGCTTAGTGCTTCCAAAAACAACCAAGCTTTTCTAAGTTTCTGGgaaaattttgtttgcttttttaatcgttggcagatatttaaaaacttatttGAAGAAGGCTTAGAAATTCAGAAGCAAAGACTAAAGGACCTCAGAGCATATGCTCAAGAGATGCGTGCTGAGCAAAAAAGAGAGCATCAAAATGAGTTGGAGTCCATGGAGAACTATTACAAAGATCAGGTAAGTTTAATCGGCAAAGATAGccagttaatattttaaatactaaaagctgtttctttaatTGTTTCAACTCAAACTTTCTTTATGCTTAGTTCTCTATGCTAGCAGAAGCTTTATCTCAAGAACGTCAAGAAATCCAAACCAGAGAGAAAGCACAAGCACAAGTAaggatttcagttttatatagatgttttctttctttctgtgacaTGGCTAATacctgtattttcttcagatgctgcagaaaacaaaaagagaattgAGATCaaggatggaaaaggaaatacaacAACTGCAAACTGCAATAATGCAAAATGATGATGACACCTTTTTTCAAGAACTAGAAGCAGACAGACTGAAATCTCGACTTCAGATGGCTTCCTTTCAGTATAGCAAAAGCAGTTTCTCATAAGACATGGTAAATATCACTGCAGCTGTCTGGCTAAGCTGGTGGGAATCTTTAAGAACTGCTGTAACAAGAAGATGGTGTGTAGCTGTTGTTCTCTAAGACCAGATTTGTCATTTTGACGTGTCGGAGGGGTAGTTGCTGGTGTCTGGAACTTTGAGCACTTTTATGATCATcaataaagttttaaagtaCTTTCTATCTTCTTAGCAAGGCTGAGATAATGTTGAACTCAACACAAAAGAAGTAGGGTGAAGTCAGTGTGTTTTAGTGAAGCTGGCTTAGTGGAACAGTTGAATGCTaacctttctattttcttatgCTAGTTCTACTGCTGGAATTAAAAAGCCATACTAACACTATTGATCAGAGGTAACTGGGTTAGAAAGCTGACAAAAAAGACAAGTAGATCTTTAAAACAATATCAATGCTTCACGTTTCCTCTGGAAAGATGAGATAGAGAATGCTGCCATAAACCTGacaaaaatcagtaattttaaTATACTAATCAAGGGAATGCTACCTATTTTACAGAATACTGTTTGCAATTAAGACCGTATTTTATAATTGCTGGTATTTATTGCAAACCATATAAAAGACTATTatgtaaattataaatatattggggaaaaaaatcgcttaaaatagaaaacaatgaaaattctTCTGAAGCAGTGAAATACAAGCTTCTGCAAGAACTGAATCCTTTGAGGGACCTGTGGACGGCAGTCTTAAATGGTATGTCCCCCCcttgaaaataattatgtacatatttttaagcctctgcaacttttttttttttacaataactGCTGGGAGAGGGCTACATGTTAGGTCAGCTGTATTTAGTGTGCTGCCTTCTTAAGGCCTTTTTGTAGGTGTTTTGATTACTGGATTTCATATCAGGGTTTCAAAATTACAAAAGCCAAGGCACAAACAAGCAACATTTTGCTTTACTTGGTCTACTTCAAAGGGTGAGCATGGTAACCCTACATATAGGCAACCACTAACaactttaatcttttttttaattttgtcttagAAGCAGATTATTTGGACTAAAACAATGAGTACTTGCATTACCTTTCTCAAAGAtattctattaattttttttagggGGAGCCAGAATAGTTCTAGTTCTGTCAGCCATAAGACATTAGAGCCAGTAGCAATTAGAAGTTCCAGCATTCAGCTTTTACCTTACTTCAGGGTTATAAGGTCTGTTTTTAACATTGTCACTGTAATTATCTTCACAGACTCATCACTTACTTCTGCTGTGATATATTTAGTAGAAAATTCAGGTTTTAGCAGCCATGCCCTATGAGATGGAAACATATGCAGGTGAATACTTAAACTGAGAACTAATTGCATAAAGACAAACTGCTAATTAGGAAAGCTCATTACTGatatattttcctctgcttgAGGAAATTGGAATTTTATAATAGTCTCAGTATTGAGGCTGACCTAAAGAGTAATTTTAAATAGGCTCTAGTACAAGAGTTCTTGCTGGTAATTGCCTATTGCAAAAAGTGATATAAACATAATGGAATGGCATTTTAGTCAGAACCTGCCGTAAGATGGTGTCTCTTACAGAATTGACAACAGAGTGAATTGAAGTCTCATgcttgggggggaaaaaaaatctgctagaaaaaaaaaaacacagcaactggaaatgtttcctttacagattaaacaaaacagctggTAGTTTAAGCATGATAtacttcacttaaaaaaaaaacacaccctgACTTTAACAACCATTTGCAAGGAGTTGCTAAAAACTAGATTAATTTCAAGTCTCTCTTTATTTAACAGCTAGGCTGTTAAATTTTAACAAGTATTTACAAGATttatccttttcttcccttaagGAAGGTGGTTTAGCTTTTGCTGACTTTTTGGAGGAGACATCCATTCACTAACACTGAGATGAAGTCCTTTCCAAGAAACACATATACCATTAACATGAAAGCCAAAAGTAAGACCATTTTTTTCAACTAGGACATTTAGCACAATCCTTATTGTAGATAGCAGTCTGTAGAAAGACACTAagagtttaaatattttctcctgaGACAAAGCTgagttactgaaaaatgcttgtgttacattttaatgtttaattaagaaacacttaaaactttttaaaccATTGATGCTGTGACAGTGCAAACAGCATACAATTTATTGCTCAACTTCTGCATGGGTACATACATTAAGTACTTAAAAACCattttatacagattttttttttttgttaaagct
Coding sequences:
- the CEP95 gene encoding centrosomal protein of 95 kDa isoform X1 — encoded protein: MGSAERADWVDVANELLRRCHINQHIKHLSECGADVFVRLYESILGEKVPDFIATPRSQEDDAHNVQAVIDSLALDYLQVSLSHITGENIVKGERESIKNLLEIFDGLLEYLTEEVGESSSQNGDEINELPNNKIQITSPDQLESNAGQFTLPSKLSSVSGSQSELFIPSHDVDGSESTSELIRLGDTAHSFSERGEGFQFPELLSAEMKKGMEEPKNSGVIATVSRQFSQTEKAIVKEKEDGSMEFIHIDELQKDGLSSSAKKLGEPIRQAIPLLPPFQPAEARSHDPMERDYQSSDSQSAALVDCQEVETSTLESSLTQKTEDVCTSLPLSRKIPAGDKMVSSDAENHVAKVPWVYGTSTSASPLDQKFSLHTEQVAQTPRPQSRHLPRKKRYENSTTDSLEESLSPRTTKENLSKQELHKVSEKLSHRLNELDLMLKRALGEHAREEEVTDEDNLSQHSDSVMDYRRRKTKQDTPHTKYPIRPRSLSPSSPSSQHQLFSELDVLHSNGKGQMRKISNQLRKEKDERTQEAKVVAKAYEDELRIYEARERLRISKLREEVKEMEQGYKENIFKEPSKMLQPVKVYSRKTTPRNPRYSQWIPKRGTAKPKKAAPMEVRDDDLLLQLLEEFPHLHISNHMMNKMWRQQLAQTEQLKAASGRARLKLQNEVQQALRKHQLLVAIIKKNQDHNKRLQEFKQRICRQKWAQNRVKEKRQQIVRARKYYEDYRVQLRAKMMRARTREERIFKNLFEEGLEIQKQRLKDLRAYAQEMRAEQKREHQNELESMENYYKDQFSMLAEALSQERQEIQTREKAQAQMLQKTKRELRSRMEKEIQQLQTAIMQNDDDTFFQELEADRLKSRLQMASFQYSKSSFS
- the CEP95 gene encoding centrosomal protein of 95 kDa isoform X2 → MPYHFSDWVDVANELLRRCHINQHIKHLSECGADVFVRLYESILGEKVPDFIATPRSQEDDAHNVQAVIDSLALDYLQVSLSHITGENIVKGERESIKNLLEIFDGLLEYLTEEVGESSSQNGDEINELPNNKIQITSPDQLESNAGQFTLPSKLSSVSGSQSELFIPSHDVDGSESTSELIRLGDTAHSFSERGEGFQFPELLSAEMKKGMEEPKNSGVIATVSRQFSQTEKAIVKEKEDGSMEFIHIDELQKDGLSSSAKKLGEPIRQAIPLLPPFQPAEARSHDPMERDYQSSDSQSAALVDCQEVETSTLESSLTQKTEDVCTSLPLSRKIPAGDKMVSSDAENHVAKVPWVYGTSTSASPLDQKFSLHTEQVAQTPRPQSRHLPRKKRYENSTTDSLEESLSPRTTKENLSKQELHKVSEKLSHRLNELDLMLKRALGEHAREEEVTDEDNLSQHSDSVMDYRRRKTKQDTPHTKYPIRPRSLSPSSPSSQHQLFSELDVLHSNGKGQMRKISNQLRKEKDERTQEAKVVAKAYEDELRIYEARERLRISKLREEVKEMEQGYKENIFKEPSKMLQPVKVYSRKTTPRNPRYSQWIPKRGTAKPKKAAPMEVRDDDLLLQLLEEFPHLHISNHMMNKMWRQQLAQTEQLKAASGRARLKLQNEVQQALRKHQLLVAIIKKNQDHNKRLQEFKQRICRQKWAQNRVKEKRQQIVRARKYYEDYRVQLRAKMMRARTREERIFKNLFEEGLEIQKQRLKDLRAYAQEMRAEQKREHQNELESMENYYKDQFSMLAEALSQERQEIQTREKAQAQMLQKTKRELRSRMEKEIQQLQTAIMQNDDDTFFQELEADRLKSRLQMASFQYSKSSFS
- the CEP95 gene encoding centrosomal protein of 95 kDa isoform X3, encoding MGSAERADWVDVANELLRRCHINQHIKHLSECGADVFVRLYESILGEKVPDFIATPRSQEDDAHNVQAVIDSLALDYLQVSLSHITGENIVKGERESIKNLLEIFDGLLEYLTEEVGESSSQNGDEINELPNNKIQITSPDQLESNAGQFTLPSKLSSVSGSQSELFIPSHDVDGSESTSELIRLGDTAHSFSERGEGFQFPELLSAEMKKGMEEPKNSGVIATVSRQFSQTEKAIVKEKEDGSMEFIHIDELQKDGLSSSAKKLGEPIRQAIPLLPPFQPAEARSHDPMERDYQSSDSQSAALVDCQEVETSTLESSLTQKTEDVCTSLPLSRKIPAGDKMVSSDAENHVAKVPWVYGTSTSASPLDQKFSLHTEQVAQTPRPQSRHLPRKKRYENSTTDSLEESLSPRTTKENLSKQELHKVSEKLSHRLNELDLMLKRALGEHAREEEVTDEDNLSQHSDSVMDYRRRKTKQDTPHTKYPIRPRSLSPSSPSSQHQLFSELDVLHSNGKGQMRKISNQLRKEKDERTQEAKVVAKAYEDELRIYEARERLRISKLREEVKEMEQGYKENIFKEPSKMLQPVKVYSRKTTPRNPRYSQWIPKRGTAKPKKAAPMEVRDDDLLLQLLEEFPHLHISNHMMNKMWRQQLAQTEQLKAASGRARLKLQNEQEFKQRICRQKWAQNRVKEKRQQIVRARKYYEDYRVQLRAKMMRARTREERIFKNLFEEGLEIQKQRLKDLRAYAQEMRAEQKREHQNELESMENYYKDQFSMLAEALSQERQEIQTREKAQAQMLQKTKRELRSRMEKEIQQLQTAIMQNDDDTFFQELEADRLKSRLQMASFQYSKSSFS